A section of the Triticum dicoccoides isolate Atlit2015 ecotype Zavitan chromosome 7A, WEW_v2.0, whole genome shotgun sequence genome encodes:
- the LOC119333187 gene encoding uncharacterized protein LOC119333187: protein MDVFLCHFSLVEFRVNGWYGFEEKYHARKLFLQENDRKLFTDRELFFLTSPEPWPCPVLWSGPPSKYKSYSMVRDALPTSQQKKTMAKLLEAHGTAVDLRTYLSDTKLAAAFSPNLASSPPGLVLDSTGAKGKLASDTPDTWFLFEHRLSTLETRSTPCAGSTACRRPTPRAPLATGPSSLRLLSGPCACTRTRWRPGCASHCTASSPLKKKKKSFFSQALTHFRLAPGQLTPSGWRVLVGFVVLCHDAGVQPSTDVFCYFFSLCPYTSGWYGFRAKHDGCALFKGWYFSGSEETWKDRFFFLTSPEPWSCPVFWGERPSKYKRSWIARDEAPALTTQQKKTVAKLLDAHGTAVDLQTYLSDTKLAVVFSSNVASPPPGAKGMDSSAAKVKTEPDGEPTVSLKKRKHEEATISKDGVPEHSTPHAAHGCSASASGLRAPPGFDPKARHLPVPDTHDGDSADWEAAKKVLECITTPSRERGFAAASPSDVVASSYSAMLQAANYASFSFGYAVELEKKLAARDKENSALRVQLESAKTELTAAKRAAEADGKANKTTAV from the exons ATGGACGTATTCCTCTGCCATTTCTCGCTGGTCGAATTCAGGGTCAATGGCTGGTACGGCTTCGAAGAAAAGTACCACGCCCGCAAGCTCTTTTTACAGGAAAACGACCGCAAGCTCTTCACTGACCGCGAGCTCTTCTTCCTGACTTCGCCCGAGCCATGGCCATGCCCTGTGCTTTGGAGCGGGCCGCCGTCGAAGTACAAGTCCTACAGCATGGTCCGTGATGCATTGCCCACAAGCCAGCAAAAGAAAACGATGGCAAAGCTACTGGAAGCACACGGCACTGCGGTTGATCTCCGGACTTACCTCTCTGATACAAAACTCGCAGCGGCTTTCTCTCCCAACCTCGCCTCATCACCTCCCGGGCTTGTCCTTGATTCTACTGGCGCCAAAGGTAAACTTGCTTCTGACACTCCCGATACCTGGTTCCTGTTCGAGCATCGACTCTCGACTCTCGA GACGCGGTCGACGCCCTGTGCAGGAAGCACGGCCTGCCGACGGCCTACACCGCGCGCCCCGCTGGCGACCGGGCCGTCTTCACTCCGCCTCCTGAGCGGGCCGTGTGCCTGTACGCGCACGCGCTGGAGGCCGGGGTGCGCTTCCCACTGCACAGCTTCTTCtcctctcaaaaaaaaaaaaaaaagcttcTTCTCCCAGGCGCTCACCCACTTTCGCCTCGCGCCGGGCCAGCTCACGCCTAGCGGGTGGCGCGTCCTTGTGGGATTCGTGGTGCTCTGCCACGACGCCGGCGTGCAGCCATCGACGGACGTATTCTGCTACTTTTTCTCGCTGTGCCCATACACGTCCGGTTGGTACGGCTTCCGGGCAAAGCACGACGGCTGTGCGCTCTTCAAAGGGTGGTATTTTTCGGGATCCGAAGAGACGTGGAAGGACAGGTTCTTCTTCCTGACATCGCCGGAGCCATGGTCGTGTCCCGTGTTTTGGGGCGAGCGGCCGTCGAAGTACAAGCGCTCCTGGATAGCCCGTGATGAAGCTCCAGCGCTCACAACCCAGCAAAAGAAAACGGTGGCAAAGCTACTGGACGCACACGGCACAGCGGTTGATCTCCAGACTTACCTCTCTGACACCAAACTTGCAGTGGTTTTCTCTTCCAACGTCGCCTCACCACCGCCCGGCGCCAAAG GCATGGATTCGTCCGCGGCCAAGGTGAAAACTGAGCCGGACGGCGAACCGACGGTGTCCCTGAAAAAGAGGAAGCACGAGGAGGCAACCATTTCAAAAGACGGTGTCCCTGAGCACAGCACGCCCCATGCTGCCCATGGCTGCTCGGCCTCCGCGTCCGGCTTGCGTGCCCCGCCTGGTTTCGACCCAAAGGCACGGCACCTGCCCGTGCCCGACACACACGACGGCGACAGCGCCGACTGGGAGGCCGCGAAGAAGGTGCTAGagtgcatcaccacgccgtcgcggGAGCGTGGGTTCGCCGCTGCAAGTCCCTCCGACGTCGTCGCGTCGAGCTACTCCGCAATGCTCCAG GCCGCGAACTACGCGTCCTTCTCCTTCGGCTATGCGGTGGAGCTGGAGAAGAAGCTGGCGGCGCGGGACAAGGAGAATTCTGCTCTGCGGGTGCAGCTGGAGAGCGCCAAGACCGAGCTGACCGCGGCGAAGCGCGCAGCGGAGGCGGACGGGAAGGCCAACAAGACGACGGCGGTGTAG